The following are encoded together in the Candidatus Firestonebacteria bacterium RIFOXYD2_FULL_39_29 genome:
- a CDS encoding adenine phosphoribosyltransferase — translation MDHIKKHIKDVPDFPKKGIVFKDITPLLMNPKALQKVIDKWVGQLKKFKINKVVAMESRGFLFGVPIALRLKAGFVPVRKPGKLPRKTISQSFALEYGKDKLEIHQDAIKKGDRVLIVDDVLATGGTAEAVTKLVEKLGGNIKSVAFLMELTFLNGRNKLKGYNISSHIKY, via the coding sequence ATGGATCATATAAAAAAACATATAAAGGATGTACCCGATTTTCCTAAAAAAGGAATAGTGTTTAAAGACATTACTCCTTTATTGATGAACCCAAAAGCCCTGCAAAAGGTAATAGACAAATGGGTGGGTCAGCTTAAAAAGTTTAAAATAAATAAGGTCGTGGCTATGGAATCCAGGGGCTTTTTGTTCGGCGTTCCTATTGCTTTAAGGCTTAAAGCCGGTTTTGTACCTGTAAGAAAACCGGGAAAACTGCCGAGAAAGACCATAAGCCAGTCTTTTGCTCTTGAATACGGGAAGGATAAACTGGAGATTCATCAAGATGCCATAAAAAAAGGCGATAGAGTACTCATTGTCGATGATGTGCTTGCGACGGGAGGGACTGCCGAAGCGGTGACCAAACTCGTTGAAAAGCTTGGCGGCAATATTAAATCGGTGGCATTTTTGATGGAACTTACATTTTTAAATGGCCGGAATAAGCTTAAAGGGTATAATATAAGTTCTCATATTAAATACTAG